The proteins below come from a single Leishmania major strain Friedlin complete genome, chromosome 20 genomic window:
- a CDS encoding putative tubulin-tyrosine ligase — protein sequence MPPSVVLDPSSTTTSADENAGLTSTDVYLVDSPYKRRRPTIAFVPYDKPAAGDHRHHSGEETGGGTTVMHADVLVQPHRLPLGAADGVLGGSGGSDPAASLLGDAQSQRRVVARASAGPYSRLSYIMDESCTPFTALLATLRAAGFTRVSGRAALLHKTHSLLWVKHLLPSMVDQLQQPQSGAYQKVNHFPGTHALGRKDKLCMLLRRAGRRWQASGEVSRALSGACTTNTAAARAAAWASLTPESWLLPQEAEACVRAIRQPCPSAAAAPLFIVKPTNQAGGQGIFLICGGSEAGVASLKAAVGGLGGGHGSTSREEAITVSAAVLSKSSPGAAPCRKTLTESFCGGSAVRAAVIDTPAPETGRSQYIVQRYIANPFLLEGRKFDLRLYVVATSYDPVRLYLYREGLVRIASSPYTRTVETTSAAVTALADVSDLKAHLTNFTVNKGWLPGPAAEGDAGAAASGAATSGQDTKWSLSSLEAYVASMGYDWSGTLQRIHELLRLVFLSVTPEVRAALRASSVCRRNSADNNAARSLPSSPAVSSHPTVNGTSPFFEIFGVDVLLVNDGSEDSSPHDSSAASASASTLRPVLLEVNIMPSLSTHYSLFDQRIKANFIADALTLVGLMPPPSKVASSAAGVRETAGGKRSGYNDAFLDRLSDSEVVNVCLATEEERRRADNFTRLLPTRDSASKYRALMEVSGGDGTSTPTPSRLDAVLSTWLASSS from the coding sequence ATGCCGCCAAGTGTCGTGCTAGACCCCTCGTCTACAACCACATCAGCGGACGAGAATGCCGGCCTCACCTCGACGGATGTGTACCTCGTCGACTCCCCGTACAAGCGCCGTCGGCCTACTATCGCGTTTGTTCCGTACGACAAGCCGGCTGCAGGCGATCACCGCCATCACAGCGGCGAGGAAACCGGGGGCGGCACCACAGTAATGCACGCCGATGTCCTGGTTCAACCACACAGGCTTCCACTCGGCGCCGCGGACGGCGTGCTTGGTGGGAGCGGCGGAAGCGACCCGGCGGCCTCCTTGCTGGGTGATGCGCAGTCGCAGCGTCGCGTCGTCGCCCGTGCCTCCGCGGGTCCCTACAGCAGACTGAGCTACATCATGGACGAGAGCTGTACACCCTTCACGGCACTGCTCGCTACCCTTCGCGCGGCCGGCTTCACCCGTGTCTCGGGCCGcgcggcgctcctccacaAAACTCATTCGCTTCTCTGGGTGAAGCACCTACTGCCGAGCATGGTGGATCAGCTACAGCAGCCTCAGTCAGGCGCGTATCAAAAGGTGAACCACTTCCCCGGCACCCACGCACTCGGGCGAAAGGACAAACTTTGCATGCTGCTGAGACgtgctggacggcgttgGCAAGCGAGTGGCGAGGTGTCAAGGGCGCTTAGCGGGGCGTGCACAACgaacacagcagcggcgcgcgcggcggcgtgggcgTCCCTGACCCCTGAGAGCTGGCTTCTTCCGCAAGAAgcggaggcgtgcgtgcgtgcgatCCGGCAGCCGTGCCCttccgcggcagccgcgccactcTTTATCGTGAAGCCGACGAACCAGGCAGGTGGCCAGGGCATCTTCCTAATATGTGGCGGCAGTGAGGCAGGGGTGGCGTCGCTGAAGGCTGCTGTCGGCGGGcttggcggcggccacggcAGCACCTCCCGCGAGGAGGCCATCACTGTTTCCGCCGCCGTGCTCTCAAAGTCATCGCCGGGCGCCGCTCCTTGCCGGAAAACACTCACTGAATCCTTCTGCGGTGGTAGCGCGGTCCGTGCCGCCGTTATAGACACCCCTGCCCCGGAGACGGGGAGGAGCCAGTACATTGTGCAGCGATACATAGCAAACCCCTTTTTGCTGGAAGGCCGCAAGTTTGACCTGCGGCTGTACGTCGTCGCGACCTCCTACGATCCTGTGCGGTTGTACCTCTACCGGGAAGGGCTCGTGCGCATCGCATCCTCGCCGTACACCCGCACCGTTGAGACCacttcggcggcggtgacggcgcttGCCGATGTGTCCGACTTGAAAGCGCACTTGACGAACTTCACCGTGAACAAAGGATGGTTGCCAGggccggcggcggagggTGACGCAGGCGCGGCCGCGTCTGGCGCTGCCACCAGCGGACAGGACACGAAATGGTCGCTGAGCAGCCTGGAAGCTTATGTTGCCTCGATGGGCTATGACTGGTCCGGTACCCTACAGCGCATtcacgagctgctgcggcttgtCTTTCTCTCCGTCACACCCGAAGTCCGAGCAGCGTTGCGTGCGTCGTCGGTGTGCCGGCGAAATAGCGCTGACAACAACGCAGCGcggtcgctgccgtcgtcgcctgCAGTGTCGTCGCACCCTACCGTCAATGGTACATCGCCTTTCTTCGAGATCTTTGGCGTAGACGTGCTCCTCGTCAatgacggcagcgaggacagCTCCCCCCATGACTCATCAGCCGCGTCGGCAAGCGCCAGCACGTTGCGGCCCGTGCTTCTCGAGGTAAACATTATGCCTTCTCTCAGCACGCACTACTCGCTCTTCGATCAGCGCATCAAGGCGAACTTTATCGCCGACGCGCTGACGTTGGTGGGCCTgatgccaccgccgtcgaAGGTGGCTTCCTCCGCCGCTGGCGTCCGGGAAACGGCAGGGGGTAAACGCAGCGGTTACAACGACGCCTTCCTCGACAGATTGAGCGACAGCGAAGTCGTGAATGTGTGTCTCGCCACGGAAGAGGAGCGCCGGCGTGCCGACAACTTCACCCGCCTCCTGCCAACACGCGACTCTGCCAGCAAGTACAGGGCCTTGATGGAGGTGTCAGGGGGGGACGGGACGTCGACACCGACGCCGTCCCGCCTCGATGCAGTACTGAGCACTTGGctggcgtcttcgtcgtga